Part of the Onthophagus taurus isolate NC chromosome 11, IU_Otau_3.0, whole genome shotgun sequence genome is shown below.
GAACGTAAAAATACACGTTGACTAATAATGGATGATAAtacaaaaaacgaaattttaacgttaaataatcgataataataataagaaacgTGATGATTAAGGATATAATCTGAACTCACAAATTTAAGATGGCTTCGTGAGTATTGCAAAAAGAGACCAACCAATATAACgcatatttgtaaaaaataacgTTTCCTCATATTTACCTCTTTCTTAATCTAATCTACGTGGAACGCTGCAAATCCGTATGAGACGTCCGCGCATTTCAAGCCACCAGAGTTCGTTTTTTAGCAGTAAACCGCTACTAAAAATTATAGTTTGTCGCGAATTGAACAAGTATCACACACCTTTCTTCGTCGCCAGgaacaaaatgatttttatctaCCAACCCGGACAGATGTTGCGAACTCTAACGTCCGTTTCCTCAAACAACCCATATCCCGcggttatttaaaattttaacatttcaaaatcgaaataaacTTGGAAACCAACttattttatcaaatcatTCAATTATATACAAATAAGttacatttaaatttcatctaatttattatactaaattaaaatgtaattatttattaattattaatttaattcatctTTTCAATCATAGATGTCACTTAATTTCGACAACTGTCAAAACTCCCGCTTAAGCGATACTTAACcgcaaatttcttttaataagagtttcttttaaatttccacCATAAAAATGAGTACATCACAAAAACATCGAAATTTTGTCGTTGAACCCATGCAAGAAAAACCCGTTACGGACCTCGCTGGTGTAGGTGATGTTCTGGGTAGAAGATTAACGGAAGCTGGCTTCGATAAGGTTAAGTTTTTTCTTGATTAATCATTCATATTAATTaactcattttcttttattttaggCTTATGTGGTTCTAGGTCAATTTTTGGTATTGAAGAAAAACCAAGAGTTATTCCAAGAATGGATGAAGGAAGTTTGCCAAGCGAACGTCAAACAATCATTGGATTGCTATACTTGTTTGAAAGATTGGTGTGATGAATTCTTGTAAATAGGAGTTGTTTTGAATGTGCTTAATGCAATCATTATTTTGAATATGTGTAATAATTATGTGAAAACATCTTATTCTCTAACAAATTTGTactaaagtttttattttaaaagagttttgtaataactatatttaataaatatccaCGAAATGAAATAATGTAAcaaataatacataataatttattttaataaagtattgttgtaactttattttttctaatttaatctagattttGTATAACTTAATTCTTGATCCATTCAAATGGTTTATGTTATcttggaaaataatttttttttggatcaAAAACAAGCATGATTTTAAGTTTAACTAAATAGAACTctccaaaataatttctatAGTAAGCACAAAACGTAATTATATGATACTTTGAGCCTTGAAGAACTGGCTGCTATAAttaccaattaaaaaatatttttgtgttttcttttcaaaacgGTACTTCGCATATAAATACAGAATTGATGTCTCTTGTTATCACAGCAGTATGGAATAAAAGTCTCAAAGTACAAGAACTCACCCTAGAAACAAATTAACAACCtctaaaataaagaattgacGTCTTTTAATTCTGTAGCTCACGCTGCCAACTAGTTGGCAGACTGTAGAACATAGTATAGATGTTTTAAAGTACAAGAACTCATGCTGCCAATAAGTTGATAGTTTCTAGAAAGCAGGATTGATGTCTGTTTACAATAATCCATGCTGCTAACAAGTTGGCAGTGTCTAGAATGTAGGATTGATCTCTGCTGATCTTATAACTCATGCTTCCAACAAGTTGATAGTCTCTAGAATGCAGGATTGATGTCTATTTACAAGAACTCATGCTGACAAGAAGTTGGCAGACTATAGAATGTAGTATAGATGTTACAAAGTACAAGATTTCATGCtaccaacaagttggcagtcTCTAAAATACAGGATTGATCTCTGCTGATCTTATAACTCATGCTTCCAACAAGTTGGTAGTCTCTACAATACAGGATTGATGTCTGTAGACCTCACAACTCATACTGCCAATAAGTTGGTAGTCTCTAGAAAGCAGGATTGATGTCTGTTTACAATAATCTATGCTGCTAACAAGTTGGCAGTGTCTAGAATGCAGGATTGATCTCTGCTGATCTTATAACTCATGCTTCCAACAAGTTGATAGTCTCTAGAATGCAGGATTGATGTCTATTTACAAGAACTCATGCTgacaacaagttggcagactaTAGAATATATATAGTATAGATGTTACAAAGTACAAGATTTCATGCtaccaacaagttggcagtcTTTAGAATGCAGGATTGATGTCCGTTTACAATAATCCATGCTGCTAACAAGTTGGCAGTGTCTAGAATGAAGGATTGATCTCTGCTGATGTTATAACTCATGCTTCCAACAAGTTGGTAGTCCCTAGATTGCAGGATTGATGTCTATTTACAAGAACTCATGCTgacaacaagttggcagactatagaatatatatatagtatAGATGTTACAAAGTACAAGATTTCATGCTACCAACCAGTTGGCAGTCTCTAAAATACAGGATTGATCTCTGCTGATCTTATAACTCATGCTTCCAACAAGTTGGTAGTCTCTACAATACAGGATTGATGTCTGTAGACCTCACAACTCATACTGCCAATAAGTTGGTAGTCTCTAGAAAGCAGGATTGATGTCTGTTTACAATAATCTATGCTGCTAACAAGTTGGCAGTGTCTAGAATGCAGGATTGATCTCTGCTGATCTTATAACTCATGCTTCCAACAAGTTGATAGTCTCTAGAATGCAGGATTGATGACTATTTACAAGAACTCATGCTgacaacaagttggcagactaTAGAATATATATAGTATAGATGTTACAAAGTACAAGATTTCATGCtaccaacaagttggcagtcTTTAGAATGCAGGATTGTTGTCCGTTTACAATAATCCATGCTGCTAACAAGTTGGCAGTGTCTAGAATGAAGGATTGATCTCTGCTGATGTTATAACTCATGCTTCCAACAAGTTGGTAGTCCCTAGATTGCAGGATTGATGTCTATTTACAAGAACTCATGCTgacaacaagttggcagactatagaatatatatatagtatAGATGTTACAAAGTACAAGATTTCATGCTACCAACCAGTTGGCAGTCTCTAAAATACAGGATTGATCTCTGCTGATCTTATAACTCATGCTTCCAACAAGTTGGTAGTCTCTACAATACAGGATTGATGTCTGTAGACCTCACAACTCATACTGCCAATAAGTTGGTAGTCTCTAGAAAGCAGGATTGATGTCTGTTTACAATAATCTATGCTGCTAACAAGTTGGCAGTGTCTAGAATGCAGGATTGATCTCTGCTGATCTTATAACTCATGCTTCCAACAAGTTGATAGTCTCTAGAATGCAGGATTGATGTCTATTTACAAGAACTCATGCTgacaacaagttggcagactaTAGAATATATATAGTATAGATGTTACAAAGTACAAGATTTCATGCtaccaacaagttggcagtcTTTAGAATGCAGGATTGATGTCCGTTTACAATAATCCATGCTGCTAACAAGTTGGCAGTGTCTAGAATGAAGGATTGATCTCTGCTGATGTTATAACTCATGCTTCCAACAAGTTGGTAGTCCCTAGATTGCAGGATTGATGTCTATTTACAAGAACTCATGCTgacaacaagttggcagactatagaatatatatatagtatAGATGTTACAAAGTACAAGATTTCATGCTACCAACCAGTTGGCAGTCTCTAGAATACAGGATTGATGTCTGTAGACCTCACAACTCATACTGCCAATAAGTTGGCAGTCTTTAGAATGCAGGATTAAGGTCTGTTAATCTAACAACTCATattgccaacaagttggcagtcTTTAGAATGCGGGATTGATGTCTGTTTACAAGaactcatgctgccaacaagttggcagactgTAGAATATAGTATAGATGTTACAAAGTACAAGATTTCATGCTGCCAATAAGTTGGCAGTCTCTAGAATACAGGATTGATCTCTGCTGATCTTATAACTCATGGTTCCAACAAGTTGGTAGTCTCTACAATACAGGATTGATGTCTGTAGAGCTCACAACTCATACTGCCAATAAGTTGGCAGTCTTTAGAATGCAGGATTAAGGTCTGTTAATCTAATAACTCATattgccaacaagttggcagtcTTTAGAATGCGGGATTGATGTTTGTTTACAAGaactcatgctgccaacaagttggcagactgTAAAATACAGTATAGATGTTACAAAGTACAAGATTTCATGCTGTCAATAAGTTGGCAATCTCTAGAATACAAGGTTGATGTCTGGTAATCTCACAGCTCATGCTGCTAACTAGTTGGTAGGTTTTAGAATACAGAACAGAAATGTTAAGGTTGGCAACTGCTAGAATGCAACAACGATGTCAGTAAAATACagtaaatgtcaaaaagtgaAGTGTCTGAAGTGatacagaaataaaaaaaaagtttatgtaaaaggaaaaaatttcCTCTaacacaacaaataaaaactcTCATTATTCTTGTATATAGATATATCtttactttcattttttttcattaataggGCGAAGAAatacagtttttttataattctttatttaaaatctaaaaaaaaactcaTCGCGAGCTTTTTCATTCTATTATTGGAGGTGTGTGATGCATTAAGGTATGTatacaatataatttatatatatattttttaatatactcaGCActgtatcttttttattacgttttaacaaaaaaacgacTTAACCAACAATAGTCACAAGGGACCCTCTTTgcatatctttttttattaataattca
Proteins encoded:
- the LOC111425021 gene encoding barrier-to-autointegration factor B, which gives rise to MSTSQKHRNFVVEPMQEKPVTDLAGVGDVLGRRLTEAGFDKAYVVLGQFLVLKKNQELFQEWMKEVCQANVKQSLDCYTCLKDWCDEFL